In Rattus rattus isolate New Zealand chromosome 9, Rrattus_CSIRO_v1, whole genome shotgun sequence, a genomic segment contains:
- the Per1 gene encoding period circadian protein homolog 1, whose amino-acid sequence MSGPLEGADGGGDPRPGEPFCPGGVPSPGAPQHRPCPGPSLADDTDANSNGSSGNESNGHESRGASQRSSHSSSSGNGKDSALLETTESSKSTNSQSPSPPSSSIAYSLLSASSEQDNPSTSGCSSEQSARARTQKELMTALRELKLRLPPERRGKGRSGTLATLQYALACVKQVQANQEYYQQWSLEEGEPCAMDMSTYTLEELEHITSEYTLRNQDTFSVAVSFLTGRIVYISEQAGVLLRCKRDVFRGARFSELLAPQDVGVFYGSTTPSRLPTWGTGTSAGSGLKDFTQEKSVFCRIRGGPDRDPGPRYQPFRLTPYVTKIRVSDGAPAQPCCLLIAERIHSGYEAPRIPPDKRIFTTRHTPSCLFQDVDERAAPLLGYLPQDLLGAPVLLFLHPEDRPLMLAIHKKILQLAGQPFDHSPIRFCARNGEYVTMDTSWAGFVHPWSRKVAFVLGRHKVRTAPLNEDVFTPPVPSPAPSLDSDIQELSEQIHRLLLQPVHSSSTTGLCGVGPLMSPGPLHSPGSSSDSNGGDAEGPGPPAPVTFQQICKDVHLVKHQGQQLFIESRAKPPPRPRLLATGTFKAKVLPCQSPNPELEVAPAPDQASLALAPEEPERKESSGCSYQQINCLDSILRYLESCNIPNTTKRKCASSSCTASSASDDDKQRAGPVPVGAKKDTSSAVLSGEGATPRKEPVVGGTLSPLALANKAESVVSVTSQCSFSSTIVHVGDKKPPESDIIMMEDLPGLAPGPAPSPAPSPTVAPDPAPDAYRPVGLTKAVLSLHTQKEEQAFLSRFRDLGRLRGLDTSSVAPSAPGCHHGPIPSGRRHCRSKAKRSRHHQTPRPETPCYVSHPSPVPSSGPWPPPPATTPFPAVVQPYPLPVFSPRGGPQPLPPAPTSVSPATFPSPLVTPMVALVLPNYLFPSPTSYPYGVSQAPVEGPPTPASHSPSPSLPPPPPSPPHRPDSPLFNSRCSSPLQLNLLQLEESPRTEGGAAAGGPGSSAGPLPPNEESAEPEARLVEVTESSNQDALSGSSDLLELLLQEDSRSGTGSAASGSLGSGLGSGSGSGSHEGGSTSASITRSSQSSHTSKYFGSIDSSEAEAGAAQARTEPGDQVIKYVLQDPIWLLMANADQHVMMTYQVPSRDAASVLKQDRERLRAMQKQQPRFSEDQRRELGAVHSWVRKGQLPQALDVTACVDCGSSVQDPGHSDDPLFSELDGLGLEPMEEGGGEGGGVVGGGGGVGGGGGDGGEEAQTQIGTKGSSSQDSAMEEEEQGGSSSSPALPAEENGTS is encoded by the exons ATGAGTGGTCCCCTAGAAGGGGCTGATGGGGGAGGAGACCCCAGGCCCGGAGAACCTTTTTGTCCTGGAGGAGTCCCATCCCCTGGGGCCCCACAGCATCGGCCTTGTCCAGGTCCTAGCCTGGCTGATGACACTGATGCAAACAGCAATGGCTCAAGTGGCAATGAATCCAATGGACACGAGTCCAGGGGTGCATCTCAGCGGAGTTCTCACAGTTCATCTTCTGGCAATGGCAAGGACTCAGCTCTGCTGGAGACCACTGAGAGCAGCAAgag TACAAACTCACAGAGCCCATCCCCACCCAGCAGCTCCATTGCCTATAGTCTCCTGAGTGCAAGCTCAGAGCAGGACAACCCGTCTACCAGTGGCTGCAG CAGTGAACAGTCAGCTCGAGCCAGGACCCAGAAAGAACTCATGACCGCACTTCGGGAGCTCAAACTTCGGCTGCCACCAGAGCGTCGGGGAAAGGGCCGCTCTGGGACCCTGGCCACACTCCAGTATGCTCTGGCCTGTGTCAAGCAGGTGCAGG CTAACCAGGAATATTACCAGCAGTGGAGCCTGGAGGAGGGTGAGCCCTGTGCCATGGACATGTCTACTTACACCCTGGAGGAATTGGAGCATATCACATCCGAATACACTCTCCGCAACCAG GATACCTTCTCGGTGGCTGTGTCCTTCCTGACAGGCCGGATTGTCTATATTTCGGAGCAGGCAGGTGTCCTGCTACGTTGCAAACGGGATGTGTTTCGGGGTGCTCGCTTCTCAGAGCTCCTAGCTCCCCAGGATGTGGGTGTCTTCTATGGCTCTACTACACCATCTCGCCTGCCCACCTGGGGCACTGGCACCTCTGCAG GTTCAGGCCTCAAGGACTTCACCCAGGAAAAGTCTGTCTTCTGCCGAATCAG AGGAGGGCCTGACCGGGATCCAGGGCCTCGCTACCAGCCATTCCGCCTAACCCCATATGTGACCAAGATTCGTGTCTCAGATGGGGCCCCTGCACAGCCGTGCTGCCTGCTCATTGCAGAGCGCATCCACTCTGGTTATGAAG CTCCCCGGATTCCTCCTGACAAGAGGATCTTCACCACACGGCACACACCAAGTTGCCTCTTCCAGGATGTAGATGAAAG GGCTGCCCCACTGCTGGGTTACCTACCCCAGGATCTCCTGGGGGCTCCGGTACTTCTCTTTCTACATCCTGAGGACCGACCTCTCATGCTGGCCATTCATAAGAAGA TTCTGCAGCTGGCAGGCCAGCCCTTTGACCACTCCCCTATTCGATTTTGTGCTCGGAATGGGGAATATGTCACCATGGATACCAGCTGGGCCGGCTTTGTGCACCCCTGGAGCCGCAAGGTGGCTTTCGTGCTGGGCCGCCATAAAGTGCGCAC GGCACCCCTGAATGAGGACGTCTTCACACCCCCAGTCCCCAGTCCAGCTCCGTCCCTGGACTCGGATATCCAGGAGCTCTCAGAGCAGATCCATCGATTGCTGCTGCAG CCAGTGCACAGCTCCAGCACCACAGGGCTCTGTGGAGTTGGCCCTCTGATGTCCCCTGGTCCTCTCCACAGCCCTGGCTCCTCCAGTGATAGCAATGGGGGTGATGCTGAGGGGCCTGGGCCTCCTGCTCCA GTGACTTTCCAGCAGATCTGTAAGGATGTGCATCTGGTAAAGCACCAGGGACAACAGCTCTTCATTGAGTCCCGGGCCAAGCCTCCGCCCCGGCCCCGCCTCCTTG CTACAGGTACATTCAAGGCCAAAGTCCTTCCCTGCCAGTCCCCAAACCCGGAACTGGAGGTGGCCCCTGCTCCTGACCAAGCCTCATTAGCATTGGCCCCTGAGGAGCCAGAGAGGAAAGAGTCCTCTGGCTGCTCCTACCAGCAAATCAACTGCCTGGACAGCATCCTCAG GTATTTGGAAAGCTGCAACATTCCCAATACAACCAAGCGTAAATGTGCCTCCTCTTCCTGCACGGCCTCTTCAGCCTCTGATGATGACAAGCAGAGGGCGGGTCCAGTTCCTGTGGGGGCCAAGAAAG ATACGTCGTCAGCAGTGCTGTCTGGGGAGGGGGCAACTCCTCGGAAGGAGCCAGTGGTGGGAGGCACCCTGAGCCCGCTCGCCCTGGCCAATAAGGCAGAGAGCGTGGTGTCCGTCACCAGTCAGTGTAGCTTCAGCTCCACCATCGTCCATGTGGGAGACAAGAAGCCCCCGGAGTCGG ACATCATCATGATGGAGGACCTGCCTGGCCTGGCCCCTGGTCCAGCCCCCagtccagcccccagccccacagTAGCTCCTGACCCAGCCCCAGATGCTTATCGCCCAGTGGGTCTGACCAAGGCCGTGCTGTCCCTGCACACCCAGAAGGAAGAGCAAGCCTTCCTCAGCCGCTTCAGAGACCTCGGCAGGCTTCGTGGACTTGACACCTCTTCTGTGGCACCTTCAGCCCCTG GCTGCCACCATGGCCCCATTCCCTCTGGTCGCCGACACTGCCGATCTAAAGCAAAGCGTTCTCGCCACCACCAGACCCCCCGACCCGAAACCCCCTGCTATGTGTCTCATCCTTcacctgtgccctcttctggaccctGGCCACCCCCACCAGCCACTACCCCCTTCCCAGCAGTGGTCCAGCCCTACCCACTCCCAGTGTTCTCCCCTCGAGGAGGACCCCAGCCgcttcctcctgcccccacatCTGTGTCACCTGctaccttcccttctcccttagTGACCCCAATGGTGGCCTTGGTGCTCCCTAACTATTTATTCCCTTCCCCAACTAGTTACCCATATGGGGTATCCCAGGCTCCTGTTGAGGGGCCACCTACACCTGCTTCCCACTCACCTTCTCCATCCCTacccccaccacctcccagcccccCACACCGCCCAGACTCCCCACTGTTCAACTCAAGATGCAGTTCCCCACTCCAGCTCAATCTGCTGCAGCTTGAGGAGTCCCCCCGCACTGAAGGGGGTGCTGCTGCAGGGGGCCCCGGGAGTAGTGCTGGGCCCCTGCCTCCCAATGAGGAGTCTGCTGAGCCAGAGGCCAGACTG GTGGAGGTTACGGAGTCATCCAATCAGGATGCACTTTCAGGCTCCAGTGACCTGCTAGAGTTACTGCTCCAGGAAGACTCTCGCTCCGGCACAGGCTCCGCAGCCTCAGGCTCCCTGGGCTCCGGCCTGGGCTCTGGGTCTGGTTCGGGATCCCACGAAGGGGGAAGCACCTCAGCCAGCATCACTC GCAGCAGTCAGAGCAGCCATACAAGCAAGTACTTTGGCAGCATCGACTCTTCAGAGGCTGAAGCTGGGGCTGCTCAGGCcaggactgagcctggggaccaggTCATTAAGTATGTGCTCCAGGATCCCATCTGGCTGCTCATGGCCAACGCTGACCAGCATGTCATGATGACCTACCAGGTGCCGTCCAG GGATGCAGCGTCTGTGCTGAAGCAAGACCGGGAGAGGCTCCGGGCCATGCAGAAACAACAGCCACGGTTCTCAGAGGACCAGCGGCGGGAGCTGGGTGCTGTGCACTCCTGGGTCCGGAAGGGCCAGCTGCCTCAGGCCCTCGATGTGACG gCTTGTGTGGACTGTGGTAGCAGTGTTCAAGATCCTGGCCACTCCGACGACCCTCTCTTCTCAGAACTGGATGGATTGGGGCTGGAGCCTATGGAAGAGGGTGGAGGCGAGGGAGGTGGTGTTGTCGGGGGTGGAGGTggtgttggtgggggtgggggtgatggtggtgaggAGGCCCAGACCCAAATTGGGACTAAGGGCTCAAGCTCTCAGGACTCTGccatggaggaggaagaacaaggtgGGAGCTCTTCCAGTCCAGCTTTACCTGCAGAAGAGAATGGCACCAGCTAG